From the genome of Ananas comosus cultivar F153 linkage group 18, ASM154086v1, whole genome shotgun sequence, one region includes:
- the LOC109723914 gene encoding rab3 GTPase-activating protein catalytic subunit isoform X2 yields MASSSKSKRRLLIEEEDEEEEEEEDEDETAEEIERFDDFTIASSWERFISDAEAVCRQWLADGPKNLVEKGAERLGSQEKLCRVKCELKYGKKMYCMEYHFEISTMGKSTYWDHDLHNLQLSFGVAEFLVIAPLSASGVVLDDPESTKLLSAVAIALSNCGSNWPAFVPVHDPSRKAYIGIQNMGTIFTRRFEADRIGSQVPIRLMHLEGLYELFLSKIVLDSSDFTASYIKVHFAMKLTYRTPPYDYDDEVDSSEQEVRESEGETDRLARMKTQWDDDCPWTEWYSAEDPVKGFELIAIWSSKMFEGSLEMAELENASSFDAEKWLLYPIVSPTMVDDSIGKFVGFASQLHLLVSALELSFDAQFLEDFVAAENPASDNSKSATAVPPPTVIDRVLKELFHDEIQSSSHVDVENRYSRAIKGAPLESLFAQFCLHALWFGNCNIRAIAVLWIEFVREVRWCWEESEPLPRMSSNVSSIDLSACLVHQKLQMLAVCIERKKSRNHDIIDNSENKYQKASSSKTDLEADLHTEPRDDKIDSSLRSDVHPNLEETTTDLSKDAKYAVPSSDRQSKHRERRGSAGVVPSMMLLRSFQEMHAPYTQDPPLMTEDMHEERLHAVEALGDEAGFSGQLERDILSSDMSAFKAANPDAVFEDFIRWHSPGDWETDETEYKSGKNSDWPPRGKLSQRMSEYGNKWRKIWNEAPPLPVSEQKPLLDPVREGEKILHYLETLRPHQLLEQMVCTAFRASADTLSQTTYGDFKQMRTKMDQLYLTLASTLKSVQGNQLSDVSELTGDVRQLCLVFEHIEKLLFLAASIHRKLVDAPRLSEAIFNDYFTFYLPKMGTSLTSICYDKEFNSRQPVRMGERDAVAHLFPPPTANQSWRKVLSMGNLLNGHEPISREIIFSVNDRVSDAHYGSINPVATAGEIEIHRMYIHGTSNDLWVALSVTSWD; encoded by the exons ATGGCGTCGTCGAGCAAGTCGAAGCGGCGACTACTAATTGAAGAggaggatgaagaagaagaggaagaagaagacgaggaCGAAACCGCAGAAGAG ATTGAGAGATTTGATGATTTCACTATCGCATCATCATGGGAAAG ATTCATATCAGATGCAGAGGCTGTTTGCCGTCAATGGCTAGCCGATGGTCCGAAGAATTTGGTG GAGAAAGGCGCAGAACGTTTGGGTTCTCAGGAGAAGTTATGTAGGGTCAAATGTGAATTGAAGTACGGGAAAAAAATGTACTGCATGGAATATCATTTTGAGATCTCTACTATGG GAAAGTCCACGTATTGGGACCATGATTTGCATAATTTGCAATTATCATTCGGAGTCGCTGAGTTTCTG GTTATTGCTCCCTTGAGTGCTAGTGGTGTGGTTCTTGATGATCCTGAGTCGACTAAGCTTCTAAGTGCTGTTGCTATTGCTTTGTCAAACTGTGGCAG TAATTGGCCTGCATTTGTTCCTGTGCATGATCCTTCCCGAAAGGCATATATAGGCATCCAAAATATGGGGACAATATTTACTCGACGGTTTGAAGCTGACCGGATTGGTAGCCAGGTGCCTATACGACTAATGCATTTGGAGGGGTTATATGAGTTGTTTCTGTCGAAAATT GTCTTAGACTCGTCAGATTTTACGGCAAGCTACATCAAGGTACACTTTGCAATGAAGCTTACCTACAGAACACCTCCATATGATTATGATGATGAAGTGGACAGTTCAGAACAAGAGGTTAGAGAATCAGAAGGAGAAACAGATAGATTGGCTCGTATGAAAACGCAGTGGGATGATGATTGCCCATGGACAGAGTGGTATTCTGCTGAGGATCCTGTCAAAg GTTTCGAATTGATTGCCATTTGGTCGAGCAAAATGTTTGAAGGGTCTCTTGAGATGGCTGAATTGGAAAATGCTTCATCATTTGATGCTGAGAAATGGCTTCTTTATCCCATTGTGTCTCCAACAAT GGTTGATGATTCTATTGGGAAGTTTGTTGGATTTGCCTCCCAACTACATCTTCTAGTAAGTGCGTTGGAGTTGTCCTTTGATGCCCAATTTCTGGAAGACTTTGTGGCAG CTGAAAACCCAGCTTCTGATAATTCGAAGTCTGCAACAGCTGTGCCCCCACCAACAGTTATTGACCGTGTTCTTAAAGAACTTTTCCATGATG AAATTCAGAGTTCAAGTCATGTGGATGTTGAAAATAGATATTCTCGTGCTATCAAAGGCGCACCCCTGGAATCCCTTTTTGCTCAGTTTTGTTTGCATGCACTGTGGTTTGGCAACTGCAACATACGTG CAATAGCTGTTCTCTGGATCGAATTTGTACGTGAAGTTCGGTGGTGCTGGGAGGAGTCAGAACCATTACCAAGAATGTCATCAAATGTTTCTAGCATTGATCTTTCTGCCTGTCTTGTACATCAAAAATTGCAGATG CTTGCAGTGTGCATAGAGAGGAAGAAATCACGGAATCATGATATCATTGATAActcagaaaataaatatcagAAGGCCAGTAGTAGTAAG ACAGATTTAGAAGCTGACCTACATACTGAGCCTCGGGATGATAAAATTGACAG TTCTTTGCGATCAGATGTGCATCCAAATCTGGAAGAAACTACGACGGACTTGAGTAAAGATGCTAAATATGCAGTGCCATCTTCAGACCGGCAATCAAAGCATAGAGAACGGAGAGGATCAGCTGGTGTCGTGCCATCTATGATGCTCCTACGTTCATTTCAGGAGATGCATGCTCCGTATACTCAG GATCCACCATTAATGACAGAAGATATGCATGAAGAGAGGCTTCATGCAGTTGAAGCTTTGGGTGATGAAGCT GGCTTCTCTGGTCAGCTAGAAAGGGACATCTTGTCCTCAG ACATGTCAGCCTTCAAAGCTGCAAATCCAGATGCTGTCTTTGAAGATTTTATCCGGTGGCATTCACCTGGTGACTGGGAGACTGATGAAACAGAATACAAATCTGGAAAGAATTCAGATTGGCCACCTCGAGGAAAACTCTCACAGAGAATGTCTGAATATGGGAATAAGTGGAGGAAGATATGGAATGAGGCTCCTCCTTTGCCTGTCTCTGAGCAGAAGCCTCTACTTGACCCAGTCCGAGAAGGGGAAAAG ATACTGCATTACCTTGAAACTTTGAGGCCCCACCAGCTGCTTGAGCAAATGGTGTGCACTGCCTTCAGAGCATCAGCTGACACACTGAGCCAGACCACATATGGTGACTTCAAGCAAATGAGAACAAAAATGGATCAGCTTTATCTTACATTAGCATCTACTTTGAAGTCTGTACAAG GAAATCAGCTTTCTGACGTGTCTGAGTTGACTGGAGACGTGAGACAGCTTTGTCTTGTTTTTGAGCACATTGAGAAGCTACTGTTTCTAGCTGCTTCAATCCACCGGAAGCTAGTGGATGCACCACGTCTTTCTGAAGCAATTTTCAATGACTATTTCACTTTCTATCTTCCAAAGATGGGTACCAGTTTGACAAGCATTTGCTATGACAAG GAGTTCAATAGCAGGCAACCAGTGAGGATGGGTGAAAGAGATGCTGTGGCACATCTATTTCCTCCACCTACTGCTAACCAGTCATGGAGGAAAGTTTTGAGCATGGGGAATCTTCTGAATGGCCACGAACCAATCTCAAGGGAGATTATATTTTCGGTCAATGACAGAGTAAGCGATGCTCATTATGGAAGCATTAATCCAGTGGCCACTGCTGGAGAAATCGAGATACATCGGATGTACATACACGGGACATCCAATGATCTTTGGGTTGCATTATCTGTGACATCGTGGGACTGA
- the LOC109723914 gene encoding uncharacterized protein LOC109723914 isoform X3, with protein MGTIFTRRFEADRIGSQVPIRLMHLEGLYELFLSKIVLDSSDFTASYIKVHFAMKLTYRTPPYDYDDEVDSSEQEVRESEGETDRLARMKTQWDDDCPWTEWYSAEDPVKGFELIAIWSSKMFEGSLEMAELENASSFDAEKWLLYPIVSPTMVDDSIGKFVGFASQLHLLVSALELSFDAQFLEDFVAAENPASDNSKSATAVPPPTVIDRVLKELFHDEIQSSSHVDVENRYSRAIKGAPLESLFAQFCLHALWFGNCNIRAIAVLWIEFVREVRWCWEESEPLPRMSSNVSSIDLSACLVHQKLQMLAVCIERKKSRNHDIIDNSENKYQKASSSKTDLEADLHTEPRDDKIDRTDPKLFINCSSLRSDVHPNLEETTTDLSKDAKYAVPSSDRQSKHRERRGSAGVVPSMMLLRSFQEMHAPYTQDPPLMTEDMHEERLHAVEALGDEAGFSGQLERDILSSDMSAFKAANPDAVFEDFIRWHSPGDWETDETEYKSGKNSDWPPRGKLSQRMSEYGNKWRKIWNEAPPLPVSEQKPLLDPVREGEKILHYLETLRPHQLLEQMVCTAFRASADTLSQTTYGDFKQMRTKMDQLYLTLASTLKSVQGNQLSDVSELTGDVRQLCLVFEHIEKLLFLAASIHRKLVDAPRLSEAIFNDYFTFYLPKMGTSLTSICYDKEFNSRQPVRMGERDAVAHLFPPPTANQSWRKVLSMGNLLNGHEPISREIIFSVNDRVSDAHYGSINPVATAGEIEIHRMYIHGTSNDLWVALSVTSWD; from the exons ATGGGGACAATATTTACTCGACGGTTTGAAGCTGACCGGATTGGTAGCCAGGTGCCTATACGACTAATGCATTTGGAGGGGTTATATGAGTTGTTTCTGTCGAAAATT GTCTTAGACTCGTCAGATTTTACGGCAAGCTACATCAAGGTACACTTTGCAATGAAGCTTACCTACAGAACACCTCCATATGATTATGATGATGAAGTGGACAGTTCAGAACAAGAGGTTAGAGAATCAGAAGGAGAAACAGATAGATTGGCTCGTATGAAAACGCAGTGGGATGATGATTGCCCATGGACAGAGTGGTATTCTGCTGAGGATCCTGTCAAAg GTTTCGAATTGATTGCCATTTGGTCGAGCAAAATGTTTGAAGGGTCTCTTGAGATGGCTGAATTGGAAAATGCTTCATCATTTGATGCTGAGAAATGGCTTCTTTATCCCATTGTGTCTCCAACAAT GGTTGATGATTCTATTGGGAAGTTTGTTGGATTTGCCTCCCAACTACATCTTCTAGTAAGTGCGTTGGAGTTGTCCTTTGATGCCCAATTTCTGGAAGACTTTGTGGCAG CTGAAAACCCAGCTTCTGATAATTCGAAGTCTGCAACAGCTGTGCCCCCACCAACAGTTATTGACCGTGTTCTTAAAGAACTTTTCCATGATG AAATTCAGAGTTCAAGTCATGTGGATGTTGAAAATAGATATTCTCGTGCTATCAAAGGCGCACCCCTGGAATCCCTTTTTGCTCAGTTTTGTTTGCATGCACTGTGGTTTGGCAACTGCAACATACGTG CAATAGCTGTTCTCTGGATCGAATTTGTACGTGAAGTTCGGTGGTGCTGGGAGGAGTCAGAACCATTACCAAGAATGTCATCAAATGTTTCTAGCATTGATCTTTCTGCCTGTCTTGTACATCAAAAATTGCAGATG CTTGCAGTGTGCATAGAGAGGAAGAAATCACGGAATCATGATATCATTGATAActcagaaaataaatatcagAAGGCCAGTAGTAGTAAG ACAGATTTAGAAGCTGACCTACATACTGAGCCTCGGGATGATAAAATTGACAG GACGGAtcctaaattatttataaactgCAGTTCTTTGCGATCAGATGTGCATCCAAATCTGGAAGAAACTACGACGGACTTGAGTAAAGATGCTAAATATGCAGTGCCATCTTCAGACCGGCAATCAAAGCATAGAGAACGGAGAGGATCAGCTGGTGTCGTGCCATCTATGATGCTCCTACGTTCATTTCAGGAGATGCATGCTCCGTATACTCAG GATCCACCATTAATGACAGAAGATATGCATGAAGAGAGGCTTCATGCAGTTGAAGCTTTGGGTGATGAAGCT GGCTTCTCTGGTCAGCTAGAAAGGGACATCTTGTCCTCAG ACATGTCAGCCTTCAAAGCTGCAAATCCAGATGCTGTCTTTGAAGATTTTATCCGGTGGCATTCACCTGGTGACTGGGAGACTGATGAAACAGAATACAAATCTGGAAAGAATTCAGATTGGCCACCTCGAGGAAAACTCTCACAGAGAATGTCTGAATATGGGAATAAGTGGAGGAAGATATGGAATGAGGCTCCTCCTTTGCCTGTCTCTGAGCAGAAGCCTCTACTTGACCCAGTCCGAGAAGGGGAAAAG ATACTGCATTACCTTGAAACTTTGAGGCCCCACCAGCTGCTTGAGCAAATGGTGTGCACTGCCTTCAGAGCATCAGCTGACACACTGAGCCAGACCACATATGGTGACTTCAAGCAAATGAGAACAAAAATGGATCAGCTTTATCTTACATTAGCATCTACTTTGAAGTCTGTACAAG GAAATCAGCTTTCTGACGTGTCTGAGTTGACTGGAGACGTGAGACAGCTTTGTCTTGTTTTTGAGCACATTGAGAAGCTACTGTTTCTAGCTGCTTCAATCCACCGGAAGCTAGTGGATGCACCACGTCTTTCTGAAGCAATTTTCAATGACTATTTCACTTTCTATCTTCCAAAGATGGGTACCAGTTTGACAAGCATTTGCTATGACAAG GAGTTCAATAGCAGGCAACCAGTGAGGATGGGTGAAAGAGATGCTGTGGCACATCTATTTCCTCCACCTACTGCTAACCAGTCATGGAGGAAAGTTTTGAGCATGGGGAATCTTCTGAATGGCCACGAACCAATCTCAAGGGAGATTATATTTTCGGTCAATGACAGAGTAAGCGATGCTCATTATGGAAGCATTAATCCAGTGGCCACTGCTGGAGAAATCGAGATACATCGGATGTACATACACGGGACATCCAATGATCTTTGGGTTGCATTATCTGTGACATCGTGGGACTGA
- the LOC109723915 gene encoding gamma-interferon-inducible lysosomal thiol reductase — translation MAPSRPRIVAVVVVLCFLLALSFASSSSSSSSSSSSSLASTSKVSLGIYYESLCPYSANFIVNYLAKIFDNGLIEIVDVDLVPYGNARVQSNGTITCQHGPYECLLNTIEACAINAWPDLDVHFSFIYCVESLVVEHKYREWESCFSKTGLDSKAVIDCYENGYGQKLELEYAEQTDSLQPPHRYVPWVVVDGQPLYEDYENFESYICKAYKGVPPNACKELLKTTTDIKASDRVCHRKKTISLSTTKGDEEMKIKMVI, via the exons CTTAGCTCTCTCCTTcgcttcgtcttcttcttcttcgtcgtcgtcgtcgtcgtcgtccttgGCTTCGACATCGAAGGTGTCATTGGGTATCTATTACGAGTCTCTGTGCCCCTACTCTGCCAATTTCATCGTGAACTACCTCGCGAAGATATTTGACAATGGCCTAATCGAGATCGTCGATGTCGATCTCGTTCCCTATGGAAACGCTAGGGTTCAATCCAATGGTACCATCACTTGCCAg CATGGCCCGTATGAATGCTTGCTGAACACCATTGAAGCTTGTGCAATCAATGCTTGGCCAGATTTG GATGTGCATTTCAGTTTTATTTATTGTGTTGAGAGTCTGGTTGTCGAGCATAAATACCGTGAGTGGGAGTCATGCTTCTCAAAAACAGGGCTAGATTCAAAGGCTGTTATAGATTGCTATGAGAACGGATACGGACAAAAG CTTGAGCTTGAGTACGCGGAGCAAACAGATTCTCTTCAGCCCCCACATAGATATGTGCCTTGGGTCGTAGTTGATGGGCAGCCACTCTATGAG GATTATGAAAATTTCGAATCTTACATATGCAAAGCATACAAAGGTGTCCCTCCAAATGCCTGCAAAGAACTCTTGAAGACCACCACGGATATAAAAGCAAGTGATCGTGTATGTCACCGCAAGAAGACAATCAGCTTATCCACAACTAAAGGAGATGAGGAAATGAAGATAAAGATGGTGATTTAG
- the LOC109723914 gene encoding rab3 GTPase-activating protein catalytic subunit isoform X1: MASSSKSKRRLLIEEEDEEEEEEEDEDETAEEIERFDDFTIASSWERFISDAEAVCRQWLADGPKNLVEKGAERLGSQEKLCRVKCELKYGKKMYCMEYHFEISTMGKSTYWDHDLHNLQLSFGVAEFLVIAPLSASGVVLDDPESTKLLSAVAIALSNCGSNWPAFVPVHDPSRKAYIGIQNMGTIFTRRFEADRIGSQVPIRLMHLEGLYELFLSKIVLDSSDFTASYIKVHFAMKLTYRTPPYDYDDEVDSSEQEVRESEGETDRLARMKTQWDDDCPWTEWYSAEDPVKGFELIAIWSSKMFEGSLEMAELENASSFDAEKWLLYPIVSPTMVDDSIGKFVGFASQLHLLVSALELSFDAQFLEDFVAAENPASDNSKSATAVPPPTVIDRVLKELFHDEIQSSSHVDVENRYSRAIKGAPLESLFAQFCLHALWFGNCNIRAIAVLWIEFVREVRWCWEESEPLPRMSSNVSSIDLSACLVHQKLQMLAVCIERKKSRNHDIIDNSENKYQKASSSKTDLEADLHTEPRDDKIDRTDPKLFINCSSLRSDVHPNLEETTTDLSKDAKYAVPSSDRQSKHRERRGSAGVVPSMMLLRSFQEMHAPYTQDPPLMTEDMHEERLHAVEALGDEAGFSGQLERDILSSDMSAFKAANPDAVFEDFIRWHSPGDWETDETEYKSGKNSDWPPRGKLSQRMSEYGNKWRKIWNEAPPLPVSEQKPLLDPVREGEKILHYLETLRPHQLLEQMVCTAFRASADTLSQTTYGDFKQMRTKMDQLYLTLASTLKSVQGNQLSDVSELTGDVRQLCLVFEHIEKLLFLAASIHRKLVDAPRLSEAIFNDYFTFYLPKMGTSLTSICYDKEFNSRQPVRMGERDAVAHLFPPPTANQSWRKVLSMGNLLNGHEPISREIIFSVNDRVSDAHYGSINPVATAGEIEIHRMYIHGTSNDLWVALSVTSWD, translated from the exons ATGGCGTCGTCGAGCAAGTCGAAGCGGCGACTACTAATTGAAGAggaggatgaagaagaagaggaagaagaagacgaggaCGAAACCGCAGAAGAG ATTGAGAGATTTGATGATTTCACTATCGCATCATCATGGGAAAG ATTCATATCAGATGCAGAGGCTGTTTGCCGTCAATGGCTAGCCGATGGTCCGAAGAATTTGGTG GAGAAAGGCGCAGAACGTTTGGGTTCTCAGGAGAAGTTATGTAGGGTCAAATGTGAATTGAAGTACGGGAAAAAAATGTACTGCATGGAATATCATTTTGAGATCTCTACTATGG GAAAGTCCACGTATTGGGACCATGATTTGCATAATTTGCAATTATCATTCGGAGTCGCTGAGTTTCTG GTTATTGCTCCCTTGAGTGCTAGTGGTGTGGTTCTTGATGATCCTGAGTCGACTAAGCTTCTAAGTGCTGTTGCTATTGCTTTGTCAAACTGTGGCAG TAATTGGCCTGCATTTGTTCCTGTGCATGATCCTTCCCGAAAGGCATATATAGGCATCCAAAATATGGGGACAATATTTACTCGACGGTTTGAAGCTGACCGGATTGGTAGCCAGGTGCCTATACGACTAATGCATTTGGAGGGGTTATATGAGTTGTTTCTGTCGAAAATT GTCTTAGACTCGTCAGATTTTACGGCAAGCTACATCAAGGTACACTTTGCAATGAAGCTTACCTACAGAACACCTCCATATGATTATGATGATGAAGTGGACAGTTCAGAACAAGAGGTTAGAGAATCAGAAGGAGAAACAGATAGATTGGCTCGTATGAAAACGCAGTGGGATGATGATTGCCCATGGACAGAGTGGTATTCTGCTGAGGATCCTGTCAAAg GTTTCGAATTGATTGCCATTTGGTCGAGCAAAATGTTTGAAGGGTCTCTTGAGATGGCTGAATTGGAAAATGCTTCATCATTTGATGCTGAGAAATGGCTTCTTTATCCCATTGTGTCTCCAACAAT GGTTGATGATTCTATTGGGAAGTTTGTTGGATTTGCCTCCCAACTACATCTTCTAGTAAGTGCGTTGGAGTTGTCCTTTGATGCCCAATTTCTGGAAGACTTTGTGGCAG CTGAAAACCCAGCTTCTGATAATTCGAAGTCTGCAACAGCTGTGCCCCCACCAACAGTTATTGACCGTGTTCTTAAAGAACTTTTCCATGATG AAATTCAGAGTTCAAGTCATGTGGATGTTGAAAATAGATATTCTCGTGCTATCAAAGGCGCACCCCTGGAATCCCTTTTTGCTCAGTTTTGTTTGCATGCACTGTGGTTTGGCAACTGCAACATACGTG CAATAGCTGTTCTCTGGATCGAATTTGTACGTGAAGTTCGGTGGTGCTGGGAGGAGTCAGAACCATTACCAAGAATGTCATCAAATGTTTCTAGCATTGATCTTTCTGCCTGTCTTGTACATCAAAAATTGCAGATG CTTGCAGTGTGCATAGAGAGGAAGAAATCACGGAATCATGATATCATTGATAActcagaaaataaatatcagAAGGCCAGTAGTAGTAAG ACAGATTTAGAAGCTGACCTACATACTGAGCCTCGGGATGATAAAATTGACAG GACGGAtcctaaattatttataaactgCAGTTCTTTGCGATCAGATGTGCATCCAAATCTGGAAGAAACTACGACGGACTTGAGTAAAGATGCTAAATATGCAGTGCCATCTTCAGACCGGCAATCAAAGCATAGAGAACGGAGAGGATCAGCTGGTGTCGTGCCATCTATGATGCTCCTACGTTCATTTCAGGAGATGCATGCTCCGTATACTCAG GATCCACCATTAATGACAGAAGATATGCATGAAGAGAGGCTTCATGCAGTTGAAGCTTTGGGTGATGAAGCT GGCTTCTCTGGTCAGCTAGAAAGGGACATCTTGTCCTCAG ACATGTCAGCCTTCAAAGCTGCAAATCCAGATGCTGTCTTTGAAGATTTTATCCGGTGGCATTCACCTGGTGACTGGGAGACTGATGAAACAGAATACAAATCTGGAAAGAATTCAGATTGGCCACCTCGAGGAAAACTCTCACAGAGAATGTCTGAATATGGGAATAAGTGGAGGAAGATATGGAATGAGGCTCCTCCTTTGCCTGTCTCTGAGCAGAAGCCTCTACTTGACCCAGTCCGAGAAGGGGAAAAG ATACTGCATTACCTTGAAACTTTGAGGCCCCACCAGCTGCTTGAGCAAATGGTGTGCACTGCCTTCAGAGCATCAGCTGACACACTGAGCCAGACCACATATGGTGACTTCAAGCAAATGAGAACAAAAATGGATCAGCTTTATCTTACATTAGCATCTACTTTGAAGTCTGTACAAG GAAATCAGCTTTCTGACGTGTCTGAGTTGACTGGAGACGTGAGACAGCTTTGTCTTGTTTTTGAGCACATTGAGAAGCTACTGTTTCTAGCTGCTTCAATCCACCGGAAGCTAGTGGATGCACCACGTCTTTCTGAAGCAATTTTCAATGACTATTTCACTTTCTATCTTCCAAAGATGGGTACCAGTTTGACAAGCATTTGCTATGACAAG GAGTTCAATAGCAGGCAACCAGTGAGGATGGGTGAAAGAGATGCTGTGGCACATCTATTTCCTCCACCTACTGCTAACCAGTCATGGAGGAAAGTTTTGAGCATGGGGAATCTTCTGAATGGCCACGAACCAATCTCAAGGGAGATTATATTTTCGGTCAATGACAGAGTAAGCGATGCTCATTATGGAAGCATTAATCCAGTGGCCACTGCTGGAGAAATCGAGATACATCGGATGTACATACACGGGACATCCAATGATCTTTGGGTTGCATTATCTGTGACATCGTGGGACTGA